TGCCCCCTCACAAGAACATGAATGGGCTGCCTGTGTGGCCAGTGGGTTATGCTGGGCaccaccccagccagggggccccaGCACGGGGTCAGCGCCCACTCTGTTCCCAGGCTGGGTTCAGGAAGGCTGAAAGGCCACTTCAGCTTTGACGCGGGCCCTCAGGACTCTTGGCCCCAGTCCGCCCCCAGAGTGGGTGTGGTGGTGACCCACGCCCCAGGGCTGTGAGGCAGGGAGGGGTGCTGCCTGCTGGAGCCACCCTTCAAGCTGGATGTTTGGGAGGGTTTGACCTTCAGAGTGCCATTGTTACTCTGCGTGGAACAGGGCTCCAGGGACAGTCCGTCTCGCTGAGGGGACAACCTCTAGGCAGGAAGGCCCCATCTGGAAGTGTGGGACCAGGGTCCCATACTGATAACGGGAGTCCTCTGAGCTGCGGGGGCTTGGGGTAAGGCCATCTGGAGCCCAGAGCCCCCAGGGGACATGCTTGGGTGGGGGCTGGCAAGGGAGAGGCCCAGGCAGGGCCTGGAGCAGGGAGAACAGCTCCCTGGGCCTCTGAGCGTCACCAGCTTTGGGCTCTGCTTTCCAGGTAGTGCCAGGGGCAGCAGGACCTCCACCCCCAGCACCTTCCGTCTGCCTCAGCCTCTCGGCTATAGCCCACCCTGGGCACTGTAGGGAACAGTCAGGCTGGCTGCCTGGAACCTGACCCCCTCTCACTTGCTGTTTGACTTTGGACAAACAGcttaaactctctgagcctcagttttccctgtGGATGAAGTGAGAGTAGGGTTATTCCAGGGCAGTTGCTGTAAAGCACTTGACATGGTTTGGTGAACGTTGGCCCTGAGCGCATCGCTGCTGTGAGCGTGGGCAGTTGCGCTGCTCACGGCTTCACAGCTGCTTTCCCTCTCCTCTCGCAGAGGTGCagctgaagcccaagcaccagcCCTACAAGCTGGGCCGCCAGtggcaggagctgctgctgcgaTTCACTGACGCCCCGGACGACGACGTGGCCATGGGTCAGTGCTGCTGCCTGTGTGTCCCTGGCTTGGGGGCCCACCTGGGTCTGGGGTGTGACCTCCCGGCCCATCCAGACCTCCCCTGGCAGGTGGAGCTGCGCTCGCTGAGGGCAGGGCCGGCATCTCCCCCACGGGAGGGGAGCCCAGGATAGGGTGGGCTGAGGGCAACAGTGAGCACCTCGAGATAAGCCACACATCTCTGGACGGCTCTGGGGTTTCCTGAgcggtggtggagaagactcccCCAAGACTAAGGAGACTGGGTCACTCAGTGGGGAAGGCAGGGTGGCTGTGCAAGGCGGCCGGTgaccccctcctctctccccagatGAGCCTTCCCTACAGTTCCGGAGAAACGTGTTTTTCCCCAAACGGCGGGAGCTCCAGGTGAGTCAGGGAGCCCCAGGCAGTACTACCTCCCCAGGGTATCCAGCCTTCCCTTGGCCCTTGGCCCCTGGACACGGGTGTCCCTCTGGACTGAGCCATTCCTCCCTGCCACACCGGCTCGCAGATCCATGACAAGGAGGTCCTGCGGCTGCTCTACGAGGAGGCCAAGGGCAATGTGCTGGCCTCCCGGTACCCCTGCGACGTGGAGGACTGCGAGGCCCTGGGTGCCCTGGTGTGCCGCGTGCAGCTCGGGCCCTACCAGCCTGGCCAGCCCACCGCCTGCGCCCTGAGGTGAGGGCCCATGGAGGGGAGCCCCTGGTCTCGGAATCCTGGTTCCAAGTGGTCTTGCCAGGTCCTGGAGTCAGGAGGCCCtgatgctgtgtgaccttgagtgagtCACCCCACCTCTCTGGACCTCCTCTTCCTCATCTGCTCTAGGCTGAGGGGCCTGGGCAGTGGGAGACAGGTGAAGTGATACCCGTGAGAGGACCCCTACTTGTGCACAAGGGTGGAGCCCAGCCCCCATCTGAGGTCAGAGGGAGCTGGGCTTGTTCTCTTGGAAGTCATCGCCGGGGACTGACCACATTCTGAGTCCCAGTTGCCACCTATTGTCCTGTTTAGTCCTGAACTCCAGGGAAGAGGCCCCATTTCCTGACACTCCAGCATGCTGGTCCGTGCTTCCCAGCTGTCTTTCAAGAAACTGTGCTCTTTGATTGGCAGGGCCTGGGATTGTGACAATTGAGTCTACCCGGGTAGTAGACCAGGCCTGCCTCTGACCTCTGTAGACAAATCCTGAGGTTTAGCAATAATTGCAATGAGGATGTACTTGAAACACAGCCTGTCCTAGACTCAGGGTTCCCCCCACACCAGCCCTTCGGTGTATGGCTGTGTTACGGGGGGAAGGATGTGCAGAGGTTGGGCCCTGTGCCCGGTGACTAACAGCTGGGGCCTAGCAGGGCCACCCAAGCTCAGCGGAGCCTGAACGCGCCCAGCTGAGCTGGCTTGAGGCTGGCAGCCATAGAAATCCCGGCTCTTGTGATGGCATGTCTGGTCCTGTTGCGGGTGACAGCAGACCCAGCTCAGACTGTTTGGACTTGAGGGACTTTGTCAGGACATGGACGGGCCCAGGGtgactgagggcttcccaggtggctcgatgggtaaagaatccacctgcagtgcaggagatgatggagacccgggtttgatcgctgagtcaggaagatcccctggagaaggaaatggcaacccactccagtattcttgcttggagagtcccatggacagaggagcctggcgggttacaatccacggggtcacaaaaggtcgaacacaactgagacAGTGGAGGGTGACTGAGGTTCAGGGGCTCTGACTGGGTCCCTCCCACCCACCAGACCCGGTCCTCGCTCTCCTTGGCCAGCCCTTTGTCCTCTGGACCAGCTTGCACTCAGGCAAGCTCTTGCCTCATAGTGGCCAGTGGCCACAGTGGTTGCACGTTGGCAAGAAGAGACCTCATCCCTCACGTGACCAGAGTCCTGAGACTCATGATGACGGCTAGGCCCAGGCCCACCCAAAGGAGACAGCGTGGCCAGGACACTGATTGGCTGAGGTCCAGATCCTCCCTTGGACCCGCCATGAGCCTGcacagaccccatggactgagggtaGGAGGCCAGATTTCCAAACGACAAGGGGGAGTTGTGGCTGGAAGCGGAGATGTGGGTGGCCCTGAGAAGTGGAGCGGCAGCCCCCTGGACGCCCCTCCTCCTGCTACTCTATGGCCAGGCCTCTCCCCGCATTATGTTCCTTTCTGTGTCAGGGCCACAGGGCTGGCCACCCCCTCCGTGGCCTGGAGTCTTGCTCCTCCAAAAGCCTCCTTCCCTCTTCAGTGAAAATGACAACCTCAACTGTGTGTGTTCGGCCCCTGCCATGTGCCAAGCACGTGTCAGCACCCATCTATATGAGTAGGGATCCCTGTCATTGAAACATGGGGAAACGGGCTTGGAGAGGCGCTCATGCCCCGAGCCCCAGCTGCGGTCCACTGGAAGGGGCGGAGCCCAGCCACAGTCGGAGGGCTGCCTGAGGGGGAGACACGGTGCTGTCACGCCAGGATTCGTGAGTCTGTGTGATTGAAAATGCCCTTTCCTTCATGAGCCTGTGCTggtggtgattttttttaacatctgtgtTCAGCAGAACAGAACATTGCCAGCTCTAGGTCATTTGCACTATCTTTTGATTGTAAAATTGCTGGCTTAGGAATCCAAAGCTTCCTGACTTGATGACACAGACTTGATCCCGAGACCCTCTGGTCACAGTCTGGTTCTGGGGTGGGCCTGGTTTCAGCTCTCATCTTGTCTCCTGGCTTTGCCTTCTGGCCTCTCACCAACCAGGCGCGCTGCAGGGATAGGGGCAGTGGGCTCTCTGGGGGCTTGTGTCCAGGCGCCCCCCATGCTCCCCACACCCCAGGACCGTGTCATCTTCCCAGCCCGCAGGCACGGAGCCGTCCTCAGCCCAGCCCCATCTCCCTTCCTCCACAGGGAGAAGCTGGactccttcctccctgcccacctctgcaAGCGGGGCCACGGGCTTTTCGCTGCTCTCCGGGGCCGTGGGGCCAAGGCCGGGACGGGCGAGCAGGGCCTGCTGAATGCCTACCGCCGGGTGCAGGAGGCGGCCGGCAGTGACGGCGAGCGCGAGGCCTCCCTGAGCCCCCACTACCGCGCCTACCTCCTCAAGTGCCACGAGCTGCCCTTCTACGGGTGAGCAGCTCCCAAGTGCGGCCACAGCCCTGGGCGCTGTGTCCCTCCCCGGCCTGTGAACCCATCTCCAATCCCACTGAGCTCTGTCCTCACTCGAGGTGCGTCTAGATGCCAGCACCTCAGGCTCCGCGGGTCCCGGGCTGGACACTCTTCCTCCCGTTCCCCTGTCACGAGCTCAGACACCGGGCaggtcctctcctctctcctgctaCAGTCACGTGGCCCGTGGACCTGCCACCTCCCCTTCCGCCAGCTCTTGTTCACATAGGCACTTCTAGCCCTTAGCTCTTGGGTTCCTACTGGGTGCCAGCACCCTTGAGGTGCTAGAGACCCCTCGGTGAGCAAAAGAGACCACCTTCCTGCCCGTGAAGAGGCTGTTCTAGGGGCAAGAGAGACAGCAAACAGTAGAATCAGAGAACAGACCGTGGGCAGGCAGGATGAGCTGTGAGGACAGTGGCCACACTCCAGAGAGTGCCGAGGCTCAGGCCGAGGGCGGTGCTGCTCCCCTCCTGGGGCTTCAGGATTTAACTAAGGCTCTGGCtttgccagagacctgggtttgatccctaggttgggaagatcccctggaggagggcatggcaacccactccagtgttcttgcctggagaatatcatggacagaggagcttggcgggctacagtccatagggtctcaaagagttgaacacgactgagcgattaacacctTTGCTTTCACTGGCTTAGCCAAGGGTGAGGGCCCAGGGCAGCCGGAGTGCGACAGGCCACGAGGGGGccggagggagagggtggcagcTCAGTGCCTGCGTGTCCCAAGGCCCCTGCCCCTTTCCCTTTGTCAGCGTCGAGTCCTGAAGTGGCTTCCCTGCCTGAGCAGCCTGTCGGGGGACGGTGGGCAGCCTCAGCCCCCAGGctctcccagcctccagcagcTTCAGCTCCCATCTCTGAGCTCTCGGGCTCCTGGCCATTCCTGGAACATCACTCACTCTGTCTGACACCTGTGTTCATGCTCTGCCTTCTGCCCATGGTGCCCAGCTCGCTCTGAGCCACCCAGTTCCCCTCCTGTCCTATCTATTCCAGCCCTCCTATCCTGCCCGATCAGCTCAGAGGCCACCACCTCCACAAAGCCTCTCTCTTGCCCACCTCCTCtgttcctccctccctgggatgggTTCCACTTAACCTTTAGTCACCCAAACAGCGTAAGCATCTCAGGTGCCTGGGACAGGGCCTGGCCGGTGCACTCACTGGTGGTTGAACCCCGACCCTGGCCTTGTTCTTGGTGCTGGAGGGGACAGACTAACCCCAGCTTCCCGCCCCAGGTGTGCCTTCTTCCACGGCGAGATTGACAAGCCGGCCCAGGGCTTTCTGCACCGGGGCGGGCGCAAGCCAGTGTCTGTGGCCATCAGCCTGGATGGCGTGCATGTCATCGACTGCAGAGAGAAGGTACGTCCTGCTCCTCCAGGGGGCACCTGGAGCGGGAGCCTCAGTGGAGAGGTGGGCAGTGGGGTCCTTACCCAGGCCTTCCTGGTTCCCTGGGGCCTGTGGTTGGCCTCGGGGCAGGGTGGGCAGCCTTTCTGGCTGCTCTCTCTCAGATGTCTCTGGGGCTTCCACTGTCATTCTGGGGGCTTTGCTGAGCCTGCTGTGGGTCAGCTTTCCTGCCCAGCCTGCAGGGCATGGAGGTGACCGGGGGAAGGGGCTGCAGCTGGTGGAGAGCGCTTGGCAGGGCCTGGCTGCTCTGCCTGACCAGGGGCTGCACACTGGTGGTTTTCTGGAAAAACCCCACGATTGGGAGCCCTCCTGGCTGTCGGAGTCTTGCTCTGCCTCCTGCTTTTGGCGCTGGCTGTCTCCGCTGGTTGTCTCAGCCTGTGTAGAAGTGGTGTCAGCAGCCCGCCCTGGGGGCTTCTATGCACCTGAGCGGGAGTCCCTCCCATGCCAGCAGACAAGTTTTGGGGGGACTTCTGGTGGTTCCCAGAGATGGACCCGAGCTCTTCCTGGGCACCTGCTCCCCAACATGCCGGGTCCAGCTGCACCTCCTGCCGAGATGCCACCCAGCTGATCTCTGGGGAAGGAGGGTctcccctgccccccatcccAGCTCTCAGGGGCTTGTCCCACTGATGAGAAGGGCTGTGGGTTAGGGGGTCTCAGTTCCTGGACCACAGCCCTCCTTGAGGGTCTGATGGAAGCGGGGATTCCTCTCCAGAGAGAAGCTCATACGTGAGTTTCAGCTCAGCCTTGGTGGTAAATATTAGCCTGGCCAGGTGTCCCCTCCTAGTGATGCCCTCGGGGATGGGGCAGGGCAGTGGGCCTCAGCCCAGAGGAGTCCAAGCTCTGTCTCCCGCTGGCCAGCACGTCCTGCTGGGCCTGCGCTTCCAGGAGCTGTCCTGGGACCATACCTCCCCCGAGGAGGAGGAGTCTGTGCTGTGGCTGGAGTTCGACGGCGACAACGAGGGCACACCGGTCAACAAACTCCTCAAGATCTATTCCAAGCAGGTAGGGGTGGGTGCTGCCTGCATCCCGGGGATGGGCGTGGAGAGGGTGGACTTAGGGGCCTCAGGTTATTGGAGGTCTCAGCCTGGCTAGCAAAGAGGTGAGAGGGCTGCTGAGGGCCTGGACACCACGGAGCTGACTGCTGCCGACCAGGAGCCACCCTTGAGGGTTGGGAAGGCCTAGCCAGGTGGTGGGGCAGCTGGGGCAGTGGTTGGTGGGGGGCTGCCCAGCGCTGTGTGACCAGCGTGCCTTTGTTTCACTCTTGTGTGCTCAGCCCCCTGTCTTCCCACCCCAAACTCcacccctgccccttctcctcccaccttggtCACGGCCGAGGGCCCTTCCAGGACTGTGTGCCTCGGTGCTGCCCTGCCCAAGCACAGAGATACGCTCCAGGGACTCCCCATCGGTGAAAGCACACGGCCCTTCCTGCCGCCACCTTGAGCCTCTCAACCCTCCTGGCCACTCTGCTCCCTCTGCCCCCGCTTATTACTggcctagactttttttttttgtcacactGGAGCCTGTgggattctagttccctgaccagggatcagacttggGCCCTGAGTGATGAaagcagagtcccaaccactggaacaccagggaattacccaggtcttttttttttaatctaaatgttctattttatttctttagcacagttttttttttttctaaatctcaaacatccttttctttttaaaaatatgctcatTCGGCTACATTGGGTTTTAATTGCGGCACACGTGATCTTTGTCACGTCACGCGGGATCTTTCGTCGCAGCACACGAATCCTCTGGTTGTGGCGTGTGGACTCCGGAGCACACAGCCTCAGTGGTTGCAGTGCACGggcctagttgctctgcagcatgtggaatcttagttcctgtccagggatcgaacctgtgtcccctgcatggcaagacagattcttaaccactggaccaccagggaagtctccacttTATTGAATTACAATATACATACAGAAAAGTGCCCAACTCCTAAGTGTATATGGCTCAACACATTTCCTAAAAGAAACCCGTGAAACAGACTTCCCGGGTGGACAATGggtgggaatctgcctgccagtgtaggggacacaggttcggtccctggtccaggaagattccacaggccgaGGAGCAACCAAAAGCCCTTGTGCcacactgctgagcccacactccgcaacaagagaagccaccgcgatgagaagcccgtgccTGGAGAGTAGCTTCCGTTAACCGCAACTAGGGAAAAGTCCaagcagcagcgaagacccagtgcagccaaaattaaataaattatatatttaaaaaagaaacccatGTAACACCTTTCAGATTAAGAAGTCCCCTCCTCGATCCCCCTCCCAGCCGTGCCCCCCACCCAGGGACCCCCGCATCCTGACTTGTGTCACCCCAGAGTCTTTGTGCCTGGCTTCGAGCTTTACGGCAGAGGGTCCCCACGGCGCGTTCTGTTCTGCCCAGTCTTGCGCTCAGCCCTGTATCGGGGGCTCCATCCTCGTCCCCACTGTAGGTGCCAGTGCCGTGGTCTCCCACTTGCACTAGGCAGTCCCGCATATGAATTTGCCCCTCTTGACTTTTCCGTCCCGTTGCTGACAGGCCCTTGGGTGTTCACTTCTGACTGTGGCAGAAGATGCTGCCTGTATCCTCTGTGCGCACGCCCAGCTTCAGGCCCAGGAGCCGACTGGTCCCTTCAGCCACTCTGGTGGTTGAGGAGGGATATCTCCTCGTGcttgttttctttactttctagTCAACTttatgagatataatttacaataAAATGCACCCGTTTTGAGAGGTGAGTTTTAACATGTTCACATACCCACCGCCACCACAGGCAAACTACAGAGCTGCTTGTTTGCTGTCCACGTATCTTCCTAGAAGTGAAACGTCTCTTcacatcttttgcccattttttatggGCATTATTTCCATCACCCCCAAATCTCCATGTGATTTTAGTTGGCATtccccccacatacacacacacaaatgaggtTGAGCACCTTTATATATAATGATGCTcaacctttatatatatatagatggcTCATATATATCTGCCATGTGGATGTCCTGTTTGTTGAAGTCTGCCAATTTTTCTTTggagttttttctctctctttttttttttaactgttttatacATATCTCTTCTGACTTCAGACTCATCTCTTCACTTGCTATCTGATACCTCCTCTTAGCTGTACCTAGAGTTTTGCTttctccagaatgtcatataaacaCACTTATCTTATTTACCCAGGAGAAAGAGACATATGTCCACACACAGACTTACACTAAGATGTTCATACAGCTTGTGTGTCATAACCAAAGAACTGAAAACCACACGAATGCCTGTCAGCTGGTAGATGAACAAATAGCGACCCAACGCTGCAGCATACACACTCTCTGCAGCCTTTTGAGCCTGGCCACTTTCACTAAGATTCACGCCCCTGAGATGGTCCGCATTTCACAGTGTACCGGTTTTTCCCTTTTGACTGTTGAGTAGTGTTCCACTGGGCGGAtactctttacccactgaagggtatttccagtttgggacttctgtgaataaagctgctctaGACATTTGTGTGCAGGCTGTTGGGTGGCATATGCCTCAGTTCTCTGGTGTGaatacctaggagtggggttACTGGGTTGTATCAGAACAGCCTTACTGGAAGCTACCAAACCGTCTTCCAAAGGGACTGTGCCATCCTGCAGTCCCTCCGGCCGCGTCCGAGTCCAGGGCTCCGCATCCTTGCTCAGCGCTTGGTGGTGTCAGTGTTGTTGGCTGGTTTGCCATTGTAATGACTGCGGTAGTGACGGGTCAGTGTGGCTGTCGCTTGCATTTTCATTGTGACTTATGATGTTGATTATCcttctgtgtgtttatttgttATCTGTAGGTCTTTGATGGAATGTCTGTTCAAATCATTTCTCCACTTGGTTAAAATCGGGAAATTTGTAACATAGCcttatttatgtgttttatttctGACCGTGCTGGGTATTCATTGCtttttgtgcaggctttctctagttgcagcaagtgggggctactcctcATGGCGGGGCTCTGGCTCCTTGTTGTGATGgcctctctcgttgcagagcaacAAGGGCTCCAGGCGCTAGGGGCTGCGGTGGTCGCGGCACAGGCTCGTCGCTGCAGCGCGGGCTtatttgctctgcagcacgtggagtcttcctggaccagggattgaacccgtgtcccctgcattggcaggcaggttctgatCCCTcgtgtcaccagggaagttcctgaacTGGCTTATTTGTTTTCTTAGTGAGCTATAGGAGTTCATTATATGTTCTGCATACCAGTCCCTTATCAGATAAGGGTATcagataaatattttacaaacGTTTTGTCTAATAACTTGACAAAGTCTATAACTTTGTctacaactttttattttcttaaaagtgtcttttgaagagatgtttttaaatcttccagtccatttattttaaatgacattttaaaaattattttattcatttatttttggcttttctggtggctcagacagtaaagaatttgcctgcaatgcaggaaacccaggtttgatccctgggtcaggaagatcccctggtgaagggaatggcaacccactacagtattcttgcctggagaattccatggacagaggaggctggcaagctacagtccatggggtcgcagagtcaaacacacGACTTTGActttgtactgggtcttcattgctgcacgggcttttctctagttgtggcgagcggtgGCTACTTCAGAGTTTTGGTATagagcttctcattgcggtagcttcccttgctgtggagcacgggctctaaggcgcacgggcttcagtagttggggcacgtgggctctagacacaggctcagtagttgtggcacaccagcttagttgctccttggcacgtgagatcttccggggtcagggatcgaacccgtgtctcctgcattggcaggggtattctttaccactcacccaccagggaagcccctggtccaTTTATTTTACATCTCCATTTatctgtctttgatttctttcactaacATTCTGTGGTTTTCAGCATACATATCGTATCTATCTTTTATTAGATTTATCCCCCTCCCTATTTGTTTGGTGCTGCCAGAGATGGTACaccgttttttaatttcaatttccaGTTGTTGGCTGTGGCGTATAGAAACACCGttgattttgttttcctcataTCCTATAACCCTGTGAAACTCACTCGTTGAAAGCAGGTTTTTTGAGGCTCCTTTGGGATTGTCTCCGGGCCGTTCAGCGTTGTCTGTGAAGGGGGCAGTTGTGTTCTAACTTTGCAGGCTGCGTGCCTCTCCCTGGTCTCACCTGGTGAGTCGGGGTGAACAGACATCCTGGGCCTGAGGGGAAAGCCTTCAGTCTTGCTCTAAGTCAGCGTGGTGTTGGCTATGCGTTCTTCATAGATGCCCTTCATCAGGTCAAGGAAGTTCTCTTCCATTTCTAGCTTGCTGAGTCTTATCCTGaatgaatatttcattttgttgGAGGCAGCTGAGCTGTAATGGCAGCCTCCCCCAACCTCAGGAGCGTCAGGCTGTGTTGGAGGATCTCAGAGGGCGCCCTGGTGTGCTCAGCTCCTTGCAGCTCCctcagggaggagaggagggtgtgTGGGGCCCGGACCTCCCATGCAGTTTCCTGCCCTGCTTGCCCTCCTCAGGGCGGCTTGTGTTGCTCTGGAGCAGCCTCGGGTCCCCCCATCGGGCAGGCAGTCACCGACTGCCCCCTTGGCCTCTGACCCTGCTCCCCAGTGGGTTCTCATCTTGGGGTCCAAGGCCAGCCTGTGTCTACCCCAGTCCTTGCTGTGTCCTGCTCCCTGAACACACCCTGCCTAGGCGACGCCACCTGCTGGCAACTTTCTGTCTGTGGATCTGCCAGCCCTGGCCGTCCCCGCCCTAAGGTGCCCAGACCCTGCCCTCTAACGTCTGGTCACGTCACCTTTTATGTCAATGTGTGTGATGTTCAAGTCTGTTGAGAAGGCTTGAGGAATGTGTTCAGGGGAACCGCCTACCCCACTCAGCTGACCTCAC
The genomic region above belongs to Bos taurus isolate L1 Dominette 01449 registration number 42190680 breed Hereford chromosome 29, ARS-UCD2.0, whole genome shotgun sequence and contains:
- the FRMD8 gene encoding FERM domain-containing protein 8 isoform X2; translated protein: MVPLAVENLPSLSAHELHRAIREVLQLPDIALDAFALWLVSPLLEVQLKPKHQPYKLGRQWQELLLRFTDAPDDDVAMDEPSLQFRRNVFFPKRRELQIHDKEVLRLLYEEAKGNVLASRYPCDVEDCEALGALVCRVQLGPYQPGQPTACALREKLDSFLPAHLCKRGHGLFAALRGRGAKAGTGEQGLLNAYRRVQEAAGSDGEREASLSPHYRAYLLKCHELPFYGCAFFHGEIDKPAQGFLHRGGRKPVSVAISLDGVHVIDCREKHVLLGLRFQELSWDHTSPEEEESVLWLEFDGDNEGTPVNKLLKIYSKQAELMSSLIEYCIELSQAAEPAASQEAGPTSASGSSPPPHQRPQLRRQGSVVCSRIQHLSTIDYVEEGETIKRVKPKRTTSFFSRQLSLGQGSYTVVQPADSLEQG
- the FRMD8 gene encoding FERM domain-containing protein 8 isoform X1; protein product: MDGPEDSTGQPGPADRSHRSSVSSVGARAADVLVYLADDSMVPLAVENLPSLSAHELHRAIREVLQLPDIALDAFALWLVSPLLEVQLKPKHQPYKLGRQWQELLLRFTDAPDDDVAMDEPSLQFRRNVFFPKRRELQIHDKEVLRLLYEEAKGNVLASRYPCDVEDCEALGALVCRVQLGPYQPGQPTACALREKLDSFLPAHLCKRGHGLFAALRGRGAKAGTGEQGLLNAYRRVQEAAGSDGEREASLSPHYRAYLLKCHELPFYGCAFFHGEIDKPAQGFLHRGGRKPVSVAISLDGVHVIDCREKHVLLGLRFQELSWDHTSPEEEESVLWLEFDGDNEGTPVNKLLKIYSKQAELMSSLIEYCIELSQAAEPAASQEAGPTSASGSSPPPHQRPQLRRQGSVVCSRIQHLSTIDYVEEGLVSPTHLRKCQDKTDEPDLGEK
- the FRMD8 gene encoding FERM domain-containing protein 8 (The RefSeq protein has 1 substitution compared to this genomic sequence) — translated: MDGPEDSTGQPGPADRSHRSSVSSVGARAADVLVYLADDSMVPLAVENLPSLSAHELHRAIREVLQLPDIALDAFALWLVSPLLEVQLKPKHQPYKLGRQWQELLLRFTDAPDDDVAMDEPSLQFRRNVFFPKWRELQIHDKEVLRLLYEEAKGNVLASRYPCDVEDCEALGALVCRVQLGPYQPGQPTACALREKLDSFLPAHLCKRGHGLFAALRGRGAKAGTGEQGLLNAYRRVQEAAGSDGEREASLSPHYRAYLLKCHELPFYGCAFFHGEIDKPAQGFLHRGGRKPVSVAISLDGVHVIDCREKHVLLGLRFQELSWDHTSPEEEESVLWLEFDGDNEGTPVNKLLKIYSKQAELMSSLIEYCIELSQAAEPAASQEAGPTSASGSSPPPHQRPQLRRQGSVVCSRIQHLSTIDYVEEGETIKRVKPKRTTSFFSRQLSLGQGSYTVVQPADSLEQG